In Methylomonas sp. MK1, the following are encoded in one genomic region:
- a CDS encoding (2Fe-2S)-binding protein, giving the protein MNAVQPNTENNVLCYCSGTTEQQIKALLAEGIVDPERISRITGAASGCGGCEFELQQLIFDHT; this is encoded by the coding sequence ATGAACGCCGTTCAACCAAACACTGAGAACAATGTGCTTTGCTATTGCAGCGGCACCACCGAGCAGCAAATCAAAGCCCTGCTAGCCGAGGGTATCGTCGATCCCGAAAGAATCTCCCGCATCACCGGCGCTGCGTCGGGATGCGGTGGTTGCGAGTTCGAATTGCAGCAACTTATATTCGATCATACTTAA
- the thiS gene encoding sulfur carrier protein ThiS, translated as MKIQVNGDNREYGENATVADVIADLGLTGKRIAVELNKEILPFTQHASQRLQHDDRLEIVQAIGGGQDDYFTLAGKNYRSRLLVGSGKYKDLEETRLATEASGAEIITVAIRRTNIGQNPGEPSLLDVISPDKYTILPNTAGCYTADDAVRTCRLARELLGGHKLVKLEVLADQLTLFPDVAETYVAAELLVKEGFDVMVYTNDDPIAAKRLEEIGCVAVMPLAAPIGSGLGIRNPYNILTIVENAKVPILVDAGVGTASDAAMAMELGCDGVLMNTAIAAAKNPVLMASAMRKGIEAGREAFLAGRMPRKRFASASSPIDGLFL; from the coding sequence ATGAAAATACAGGTCAATGGCGACAATCGCGAATATGGCGAGAACGCCACCGTTGCCGACGTAATTGCCGATTTAGGCTTAACCGGCAAACGCATCGCCGTGGAATTGAATAAAGAAATCCTGCCGTTTACTCAGCACGCGAGCCAGCGCTTGCAACACGATGACCGCCTGGAAATCGTCCAGGCCATCGGCGGCGGTCAAGACGACTATTTCACGCTGGCCGGCAAAAACTATCGGTCACGGCTGTTGGTCGGTTCCGGTAAATACAAGGATTTGGAAGAAACCCGCCTCGCCACCGAAGCTAGCGGCGCCGAAATCATCACTGTCGCGATTCGCCGCACCAACATCGGCCAAAATCCTGGCGAACCCAGCTTGCTAGACGTGATTTCACCGGATAAATACACCATCCTGCCAAACACCGCCGGCTGCTACACCGCCGACGATGCGGTACGCACCTGTCGCTTGGCGCGCGAATTGTTGGGTGGCCACAAACTGGTGAAACTGGAAGTGTTGGCCGATCAACTGACCTTGTTTCCTGATGTTGCAGAAACCTATGTTGCTGCTGAATTGCTGGTCAAGGAAGGCTTCGACGTGATGGTTTATACCAACGACGACCCAATTGCCGCCAAGCGTCTGGAAGAAATCGGCTGCGTGGCGGTAATGCCGCTGGCCGCGCCGATCGGTTCGGGCTTGGGCATCCGCAACCCCTACAACATTTTGACCATCGTCGAAAACGCCAAGGTGCCTATCTTGGTCGATGCTGGCGTCGGTACTGCATCCGATGCGGCTATGGCGATGGAACTGGGCTGTGATGGAGTATTGATGAACACTGCCATTGCCGCCGCCAAGAATCCAGTTTTGATGGCATCGGCGATGAGAAAAGGCATTGAAGCGGGCCGCGAAGCCTTCCTGGCTGGACGGATGCCGCGTAAACGTTTTGCTTCGGCCTCTTCGCCGATTGATGGGTTGTTTTTGTAA